Sequence from the Petrotoga sp. 9PW.55.5.1 genome:
TAACCCCATCAATTTTCAAAAGATCTTCTTTTTTCAGCATCCTTAATTTCGCAAGTATCATCTCTCGCATACTTTCAAAAAAAATTGGAGATTTACCTAGATCAATCTCTCGCATTAATATCTCATAAGATAATTTTGGAACAGATTGTTCGACTCTATTAATATCATTATTTTTTATTAAATTTCTAATAGCTGTAGCGCTTGAAATTTCACCAGTAAATTCACTTTGATTATATTTAGCTTTAACTCTTTTAATCACATGAGGTTCTATATCCGATTTATACAACTTCAAACTATTCAAGTATTCTAAACCCAAAATATCGTTAGATTGCTCTAATACACTTACTATATCCTGAGCATAATTAAATGGTTGAAAATATTCATTTAAAGCATATTTCCTTGCATTTGGGAATGAAAGACCTTCTTTTAGGTACTTATTAAGCAATTTTTTAAAAGGTTTGGGTTGGTTAATTAAGACTTCTGACACCTTATTTAAACCATCTAAATCCTTAGACTCACTGCCAAAAACAACATCAGTGACAACATTTGTTCTTTCTAAAACTCCTATGGAACCCTTAGCAAAGCCGCCGGCATCTTGAATGCTATAAACAAAAGGTAATTCAAAAACTACATCTATACCCATCTTAACTGCAATTTCGGCACGCGAAAATTTATCCAAAATAGCAGGCTCTCCTCTTTGAACAAAGTTACCACTCATAACA
This genomic interval carries:
- a CDS encoding nucleotidyltransferase; translation: MRVLGVVVEYNPFHNGHLHHLNEAKALIAPDYTIAVMSGNFVQRGEPAILDKFSRAEIAVKMGIDVVFELPFVYSIQDAGGFAKGSIGVLERTNVVTDVVFGSESKDLDGLNKVSEVLINQPKPFKKLLNKYLKEGLSFPNARKYALNEYFQPFNYAQDIVSVLEQSNDILGLEYLNSLKLYKSDIEPHVIKRVKAKYNQSEFTGEISSATAIRNLIKNNDINRVEQSVPKLSYEILMREIDLGKSPIFFESMREMILAKLRMLKKEDLLKIDGVKEGLERRFIDCSKRNATLTELIECVKTKRFTLTRVKRTLLKIFFDLKEEQVKLYNRYGPQYLRVLGFTKKGQELLNEIKRVSSYPIITTPSRYKRIYNKLSDEMLSSKKKYQSIPEIYLSQIEYDFLASNIYSLLFKNKEFASYEPDKKNQVIIFDNL